One window of the Labilibaculum sp. genome contains the following:
- a CDS encoding exonuclease domain-containing protein translates to MTSDPILELYKHQFAVISLETTGISPQHGDHLIELAIQTVNWNGELLDSYETLVHPGKDIEGFQIHGITDEMVKNAPSISEIAPDILSRLNGKTLVAHDLDFAIRFLQPALNGELTDFKGICTLKLANLVAPESGLRRLEQLCTYYDIDLSERHTAKADSLATAKLFSILKNLYNQQFEIEDFVKDFLFVITIEDCPKERNIFIKRKEARNIANIQKTRLYDLLNRLTSNAGDSVPVRQYLNVLDRALADRILSEREIVSLVELASDYKLSKDQVMEIHEEYLRKLIRIYLLDEILTNTEMEDINLVSELLCILPKDLKLLIEYERTKIQITTPGVQKQLKSLKGKSVCFSGHLNCKINGQRIDRELAQQLVKERGLIVKRVVSKNVDYLITAQVDSFSAKGRKNRKAMEYHVNVMDEKIFWEMIGVAVDCNE, encoded by the coding sequence ATGACAAGCGATCCGATACTGGAACTTTACAAACATCAATTTGCCGTTATTTCACTGGAAACTACTGGTATTTCACCTCAACACGGCGATCATTTAATCGAACTGGCCATTCAAACTGTAAATTGGAACGGCGAGCTTCTCGATAGTTACGAAACATTGGTTCACCCCGGAAAAGATATTGAAGGTTTCCAGATTCATGGCATTACGGATGAAATGGTAAAAAATGCACCTTCCATTTCCGAAATTGCACCGGATATTTTGTCCCGCTTAAACGGCAAAACACTAGTTGCTCACGACCTCGATTTTGCCATCCGTTTTTTACAACCTGCATTAAATGGAGAACTTACTGATTTTAAAGGCATCTGCACCCTAAAATTGGCTAATTTGGTTGCTCCTGAATCTGGCTTGCGCCGCCTGGAACAGCTATGTACTTATTACGACATCGATTTATCAGAACGACATACCGCTAAAGCTGATTCATTGGCAACAGCAAAGCTTTTCTCTATCCTTAAAAACCTATACAATCAGCAATTTGAAATCGAAGATTTTGTAAAAGACTTTCTATTTGTTATTACTATTGAAGATTGTCCGAAAGAACGTAATATTTTCATCAAGCGCAAAGAGGCAAGAAACATTGCAAATATTCAAAAAACGAGACTTTACGACCTATTAAACCGATTGACATCCAATGCCGGAGATTCAGTGCCTGTACGTCAATATTTAAACGTTCTGGACCGTGCACTTGCCGATCGTATTCTTAGCGAAAGAGAAATCGTTTCATTGGTAGAACTGGCTTCGGATTACAAACTATCCAAAGATCAGGTCATGGAAATTCATGAGGAATATTTGCGAAAGTTAATTCGAATTTACCTGCTCGATGAGATTTTGACCAATACCGAAATGGAAGATATAAATCTGGTTTCTGAATTGCTGTGCATTCTGCCAAAGGATCTGAAATTGTTGATAGAATATGAAAGGACTAAGATCCAAATCACTACTCCAGGCGTTCAAAAGCAGCTAAAATCATTAAAAGGAAAAAGTGTTTGTTTCTCCGGTCATTTAAATTGCAAAATAAACGGACAACGTATCGACCGTGAATTGGCGCAGCAATTGGTAAAAGAGCGTGGTTTGATCGTAAAACGTGTAGTCTCCAAAAATGTTGATTACCTGATTACCGCTCAGGTAGATTCTTTCTCGGCAAAAGGCCGCAAGAACAGAAAAGCCATGGAATATCATGTAAATGTAATGGATGAAAAGATTTTTTGGGAGATGATTGGAGTGGCTGTAGATTGTAATGAATAA
- a CDS encoding M18 family aminopeptidase translates to MNIDKQQAQELIDFIHESPSTYHAVNNIREELNEAGFQELDLREEWTLEKGGKYFTTKNGSALFAFVIGKGEIEEEGFQLICAHSDAPGFKIKPNPEIAVEGNYLKLNTEVYGGPILRTWMDRPLSIAGRVSVKSNDPLNPEHLYVKIDRPLMVIPNLAIHMNREVNEGGALNKQKDMLPLLAMITDDLEKDNCLVNLMAEELKIDAEAIIDFDINLFEVEKGCILGLNEEFISAPKLDDLAMSHAGLKALLASGESKKTRMLAIFDNEEVGSVTKQGAGSPVLRHLLQRIVFKLGKDMEAFHRAIYNSFMISADMAHAVHPNGSDKHDPTNRPYINKGPVIKIHANQKYTTDGDSGTVFETLCKNAEVPYQKFVNRSDLVGGSTLGNVSTGQVDIRTVDIGNPMFAMHSVRETGGVKDNVYIRKVFTSFFGL, encoded by the coding sequence ATGAATATCGACAAACAACAAGCACAGGAACTGATTGATTTTATTCATGAAAGTCCGAGTACTTACCATGCTGTAAATAATATCCGTGAAGAATTAAACGAAGCAGGATTTCAGGAATTGGATCTTCGTGAAGAATGGACTCTTGAAAAAGGAGGGAAGTATTTCACCACGAAAAATGGTTCGGCTCTTTTTGCTTTTGTAATTGGTAAGGGCGAAATTGAAGAAGAAGGTTTCCAATTGATCTGTGCTCACTCCGATGCGCCCGGATTTAAAATCAAACCAAATCCGGAGATAGCAGTAGAAGGAAATTATCTGAAGCTGAATACAGAAGTATATGGCGGCCCGATTTTACGAACATGGATGGATCGTCCGCTTTCCATTGCCGGCAGAGTATCTGTAAAATCAAACGATCCGTTGAATCCGGAGCATTTGTATGTGAAGATTGACCGCCCCTTGATGGTGATTCCAAATTTAGCCATTCACATGAATCGTGAGGTGAACGAAGGTGGTGCATTAAACAAGCAAAAGGACATGCTTCCATTGCTGGCTATGATAACTGATGATTTGGAAAAGGACAATTGTTTGGTAAACCTGATGGCTGAGGAGTTGAAGATTGATGCAGAAGCCATTATCGATTTTGATATTAATTTATTCGAAGTGGAAAAAGGCTGTATTCTGGGCTTGAATGAGGAGTTTATTTCTGCACCCAAACTAGACGATTTGGCCATGTCGCATGCCGGATTAAAAGCGTTATTGGCCTCAGGCGAATCGAAGAAAACCAGAATGCTGGCTATTTTCGACAACGAAGAAGTGGGAAGTGTAACCAAGCAGGGAGCAGGCTCGCCGGTTTTGCGTCATTTGCTGCAGCGCATTGTTTTTAAACTGGGAAAAGACATGGAAGCCTTTCACCGGGCAATTTACAATTCTTTCATGATTTCTGCAGATATGGCTCATGCCGTTCATCCAAATGGTTCAGATAAACACGATCCAACCAATCGTCCTTACATCAACAAAGGACCGGTAATTAAGATTCACGCCAACCAAAAATATACTACCGACGGCGATTCGGGAACCGTATTCGAAACCTTGTGTAAAAATGCGGAAGTTCCTTATCAAAAGTTTGTGAACCGTTCCGATTTAGTGGGAGGCAGCACATTGGGTAATGTTTCAACCGGTCAGGTTGATATCCGTACAGTAGACATCGGAAACCCTATGTTTGCGATGCACTCGGTTCGCGAAACGGGTGGTGTTAAAGACAATGTGTACATCCGTAAAGTATTTACAAGCTTTTTTGGATTGTAG
- a CDS encoding methyltransferase, whose translation MNKYLYSFNCDSTERELCTLESRYIFNKEEKNKLLFSDLKIDPSSSAFIKSRLDIISCSEDYPTLLNEIKKENIRIEGFKVEYLVVDGDATEYTDRLNKLRDIGYRIEGVHDYYNPTITYALCCYECVWYFGVSIKNNIAWHKHKQKPCSFSNSIGVNIAKALVNIAAKANKEKKLLDACCGVGTIMLEACFAGNNIEGCDINEKTCNNARKNLSHFNYTANVYHSDIKDISNRYEAAIIDLPYNLFTNATDADILHIIESTAEITDRLVIVSTSDITNLISNTGFRISDCCSVSKSRKGNFARKIWVCEKN comes from the coding sequence ATGAACAAATATCTATATTCCTTTAATTGTGATAGTACCGAAAGGGAGTTGTGCACGCTCGAATCGAGATACATTTTTAACAAGGAAGAAAAGAACAAGCTGCTTTTTTCCGATCTAAAAATCGATCCTTCAAGCAGTGCTTTCATTAAAAGCAGACTTGACATTATTTCATGTTCTGAAGATTACCCAACCTTACTGAATGAAATAAAAAAGGAAAATATACGAATTGAAGGTTTCAAAGTTGAATATTTAGTGGTTGACGGTGATGCAACTGAGTATACCGACAGGCTAAATAAGTTAAGGGATATTGGCTACCGAATTGAAGGTGTTCATGATTATTACAACCCAACAATTACTTATGCTTTATGCTGTTACGAATGTGTTTGGTATTTTGGTGTTTCGATTAAAAACAACATAGCCTGGCACAAACACAAGCAAAAACCATGCTCGTTCAGTAACTCAATAGGTGTAAATATTGCCAAAGCTCTTGTTAATATTGCAGCAAAGGCAAACAAAGAAAAAAAACTGCTGGATGCATGTTGTGGTGTTGGCACAATCATGTTGGAAGCCTGTTTTGCGGGAAATAACATTGAGGGTTGCGACATTAACGAAAAGACATGTAATAATGCCCGAAAAAATCTTTCTCACTTCAACTATACTGCAAATGTATATCACTCGGATATTAAAGACATTAGCAATAGGTATGAAGCTGCCATTATCGACCTGCCCTATAATTTGTTCACCAATGCAACTGATGCTGATATCTTACACATTATTGAGTCGACAGCAGAAATCACAGACCGGCTTGTTATTGTATCTACCTCCGATATTACAAACTTAATCAGCAATACCGGATTCAGAATATCAGATTGTTGCAGCGTTAGTAAAAGTAGAAAGGGAAATTTCGCCCGAAAAATATGGGTTTGTGAAAAGAATTAA
- a CDS encoding OmpA family protein, producing the protein MKKLYLKHLIALSVIFTWFGSSAQVQNMVLNPGFEVYEKCPESYTFMDHTHKLIPSWTYPTATTPDYFNECGSNEVKVPDNFAGYSKAKSGKAYVGAILSGSNRDFREYIQGTLSSSMQAGQKYCVSFWYKLASGSKFAVDQLSMHFTDSETENDNKTFLNLKAHLTNKEGLFLDNTDEWVQFCQVYTAKGGEEFFVVGNFNNYDNTNYVVTGRDTKNKKGKTYAYYFFDDFEIRPLVDCKMCASVPKDLATVVIDSSYTGGLNPVTGQISKIINDGSISLKISGGEAPYTIDWSNGTKNAEKIQNLKAGTYTYHVSDQNNCHSEGTVVFKEPLLPKDAFTEGLRNIEEGGALILNNIFFETGKSTLLPTSFEELDKVVGFLKEGTVSLIEISGHTDDVGSDELNQSLSQQRAESVVQYLVGRGINSQIIKAVGYGESKFLDTNKTEVGRSKNRRVEFLVLKK; encoded by the coding sequence ATGAAAAAGCTCTACCTAAAGCATCTCATAGCATTGAGTGTTATTTTCACATGGTTTGGATCATCTGCCCAAGTTCAGAATATGGTACTTAACCCTGGTTTTGAAGTGTATGAAAAATGTCCTGAAAGTTACACTTTTATGGACCACACACATAAATTAATTCCTAGCTGGACCTATCCAACAGCTACTACTCCAGATTATTTCAATGAGTGCGGCTCTAATGAAGTAAAAGTACCAGATAATTTTGCAGGATACAGCAAGGCTAAATCTGGTAAAGCTTACGTGGGAGCTATTTTAAGTGGAAGTAACCGCGATTTCAGAGAATACATTCAAGGGACCTTAAGCAGCTCTATGCAAGCTGGTCAAAAATATTGTGTTTCATTTTGGTACAAATTAGCATCTGGAAGTAAATTTGCTGTTGATCAGTTGAGCATGCATTTTACAGATTCAGAAACAGAGAATGATAATAAAACATTTTTAAACTTAAAGGCGCATTTAACGAACAAAGAAGGTTTATTTTTAGACAATACAGACGAATGGGTCCAGTTCTGTCAGGTATATACAGCTAAAGGAGGTGAGGAATTCTTTGTTGTGGGTAACTTTAATAACTATGATAATACGAACTATGTAGTTACTGGCCGTGATACTAAGAATAAAAAAGGCAAGACCTATGCTTACTACTTTTTCGACGATTTTGAGATTCGTCCGCTGGTTGATTGTAAGATGTGTGCATCCGTTCCTAAAGATTTAGCAACTGTGGTTATTGATTCTTCTTACACAGGAGGTCTGAATCCGGTTACAGGTCAAATCAGTAAAATAATAAATGATGGCAGCATTAGCTTAAAAATATCAGGAGGAGAAGCTCCTTATACTATTGATTGGAGCAACGGAACAAAAAATGCAGAAAAAATCCAAAACCTAAAAGCAGGTACATATACTTACCATGTAAGTGATCAAAACAATTGCCACTCGGAGGGTACTGTTGTTTTTAAAGAGCCCCTGCTGCCTAAAGATGCTTTTACCGAAGGATTAAGAAATATTGAAGAAGGAGGTGCTCTTATTTTAAATAATATTTTCTTTGAAACGGGTAAAAGTACGCTTTTGCCAACTTCATTTGAAGAACTTGATAAAGTAGTCGGTTTTTTAAAAGAAGGAACAGTTAGTTTGATTGAGATTAGCGGGCACACTGATGATGTGGGTTCTGATGAATTAAATCAAAGTTTAAGTCAGCAGCGGGCAGAGTCTGTGGTTCAGTATCTTGTTGGCAGAGGAATCAATTCTCAAATAATCAAAGCTGTTGGGTATGGAGAATCTAAGTTTTTAGATACCAATAAAACAGAAGTCGGACGATCAAAGAATCGTCGCGTGGAATTTTTAGTACTCAAAAAATAA
- a CDS encoding DUF2971 domain-containing protein codes for MANSDNSRLYKYFTINQNFYNSIINNELYFSNPRNFNDPFDSNPRFSLTSEKENVRELFFRVKEIINNHAPEIKEFKDFNKLQQTCELLIQEPTGTLIFDYFNEVETKNLERRLTEILIFYNFKDVFEKTFIINSEKLQLKIFQDLVFLLIDYKKYGISCGSTTPTCPVMWGHYANNHQGVCIEFNLCDLNNIQNLCLSSDELVDISEVTYSNEPLSIFDNENFSLKSFTYNLLNTKSLKWNYEKEIRLINKNQGLLKFKKECLTKVIFGCKTNAKDRYSICRLLANLGYNFEFLIAKMQPDSYEMKIEPMTLSDIAGSGVHLSELNIEYPDFIKNSM; via the coding sequence ATGGCAAATTCTGATAATTCAAGATTGTACAAATATTTCACCATAAACCAGAATTTTTATAATTCAATAATAAACAACGAATTATATTTTTCTAATCCACGTAACTTCAATGATCCCTTTGACTCAAACCCTAGATTCTCACTGACTAGTGAAAAGGAGAACGTAAGAGAACTATTTTTCAGAGTAAAAGAAATTATTAATAATCATGCCCCTGAAATAAAGGAGTTTAAAGATTTTAATAAGCTTCAACAAACTTGTGAATTATTAATTCAAGAACCTACAGGCACCCTAATATTTGATTATTTCAATGAAGTTGAGACCAAGAATCTAGAAAGACGACTAACAGAGATTCTTATTTTTTACAATTTCAAAGATGTTTTTGAGAAGACATTCATAATAAACTCTGAAAAGTTGCAATTGAAAATATTTCAGGATTTAGTATTCCTCCTAATTGACTATAAAAAATATGGAATTAGTTGTGGCTCAACTACACCAACATGTCCTGTAATGTGGGGACATTATGCCAATAATCATCAAGGGGTTTGCATTGAATTTAACCTTTGTGATTTAAATAATATCCAAAACCTTTGTCTTTCTTCTGATGAATTGGTTGATATTTCAGAGGTTACTTATTCTAATGAGCCTCTGAGTATTTTCGATAATGAAAATTTTAGTTTAAAGAGCTTTACATACAATCTCCTAAACACAAAATCGCTAAAGTGGAATTATGAAAAAGAAATTAGATTAATAAACAAGAATCAAGGATTATTAAAGTTTAAAAAGGAATGTTTAACTAAGGTTATTTTTGGGTGTAAAACTAATGCTAAAGATAGATACTCTATATGTCGATTATTAGCAAATCTTGGGTATAATTTTGAGTTCTTAATTGCCAAGATGCAACCTGATAGTTATGAAATGAAAATTGAACCAATGACACTTAGCGATATCGCTGGAAGTGGTGTGCATTTATCAGAACTTAATATTGAATACCCTGACTTTATAAAGAACTCAATGTGA